A genome region from Myxococcales bacterium includes the following:
- a CDS encoding choice-of-anchor D domain-containing protein, translating to MTRLCVLTCSVVIAASACQFAKPADVDEVDAAVDAPVIDGPPGPARLEAPQDLHDFGGVVIGGVSAMFQVSVRNAGDEITGEVGLTLTGADVGEFEIVPTGDSSDCATRTLAGGASCTAQVRYRPTADRSASASLVIGATPGDSVAVPLTGNALTTAQLTSLTSSESFGGVVVGQSSTVHTFTIRNDGEQSTGPLAVTKSGAAQAEFVIVAAASGDCQGATLGQQGTCTIDVRFTPGAAGAMRMATVTATANPGGMHSITLAGDALSPGDLMVELPTGGGPLDFGMRALGSGATSATQTIRIRNGGGAQTGLLAVAVTGGGNPSYTLPLDGCDGNRLNAGASCDVQVRFNPAAIGTQPATITVRDTASGAAQAVGATGVGTGSVTITRTGNGTVTSTPAGLMCGATCASSFATTPVTLTATGDPSWQFETWGGACASSGPSTVCSLPIAAAMTAVSATFRQLFTLTVATTGSGTVTSAPAGINCGADCSEPYAAGTSVQLTAEPDPGWEVFSWAGTGGACAAGQRTCTVAMTVARTVTVEFRRSFTLAVSVAGTGTGTVTGSGINCATGGAGTCSVAVFDGTSVTLTQTAGTTAAGSQIIFGGWSGDCTGTGGCSFTMTANKTVTSTFTLQHRLTLTVASTSGGMGTIAANPGGFTCSTNTCTRFFDAGSNLTVTATPATTLDGLVSVTGDCTSTPCTLASLSAPRTVTATFTHYACVPSSATCAVGLFSQCDATGNFVSHVVPNGSATGTSTTITMNGYMCPLGCHGSGARCNDVDAANGLNAAMDTVAVSPTGIDLILPRSASAPAGKVVLDTSTYDATNGEASITDPDGVVIRVPATVITQVNAPDILVLKVRTFTVRPGRVLEVYGARALAVASHFDVYIGGTLDGSGESLNFAGHAGPGGRNGLSMCSGSFGTGGASGGGGWSSGGMGSGGTLGDRVAHPLCHQWRLRRGYNDGTVGAGGGGIQLASRTRVAIGAAGVVNVSGAGGGVLDFLGYLTTGGGGGGAVLVQTPVLSLTSGAVVAGRGGSGAAANGASSVGAIGIEGPITGSTAAPSVMCTGCLTSGSGGYEGFGSGGSSATGAAPAYGGGGGGCGAFRLMNASGIFTPPAGALKLLVPSGVSALGVR from the coding sequence ATGACGCGACTTTGCGTGCTGACGTGCAGCGTTGTGATCGCGGCCTCGGCCTGCCAGTTTGCGAAGCCTGCGGACGTGGACGAGGTCGACGCCGCCGTCGACGCGCCGGTGATCGATGGGCCGCCGGGACCGGCGCGGCTCGAGGCGCCGCAGGACCTCCACGATTTTGGCGGCGTGGTCATCGGCGGGGTGTCGGCGATGTTCCAGGTCAGCGTCCGGAACGCCGGCGATGAGATCACCGGTGAGGTTGGGCTCACCCTGACCGGGGCCGACGTCGGTGAGTTCGAGATCGTGCCGACCGGCGACAGCAGCGACTGCGCGACGCGGACGTTGGCGGGCGGTGCCTCGTGCACGGCCCAGGTTCGCTACCGCCCGACGGCGGATCGGTCGGCGTCAGCGTCGCTGGTGATCGGCGCGACCCCAGGCGACTCGGTCGCGGTGCCGCTGACCGGCAACGCGCTCACGACGGCGCAGCTGACCTCGCTGACCTCGAGCGAGAGCTTCGGCGGCGTGGTGGTCGGGCAGAGCTCGACCGTGCACACGTTCACGATCCGCAACGACGGCGAGCAGTCGACCGGACCGCTGGCGGTGACCAAGAGCGGCGCGGCGCAAGCGGAGTTCGTGATCGTGGCGGCCGCGAGCGGCGACTGCCAGGGCGCCACGCTCGGTCAGCAGGGGACGTGCACGATCGACGTCCGGTTCACGCCCGGCGCCGCGGGCGCGATGCGCATGGCGACGGTGACCGCGACCGCCAACCCCGGCGGCATGCACTCGATCACGCTCGCCGGCGACGCGCTGTCGCCCGGCGATCTGATGGTCGAGCTGCCGACCGGCGGCGGGCCGCTGGATTTCGGCATGCGCGCGCTCGGCAGCGGCGCCACATCGGCGACGCAGACCATCCGCATCCGCAACGGTGGCGGCGCCCAGACTGGCCTGCTGGCGGTGGCGGTGACCGGCGGCGGCAACCCCAGCTACACGCTGCCGCTCGACGGCTGCGACGGCAACCGCCTCAACGCGGGTGCATCTTGCGACGTCCAGGTGCGCTTCAACCCGGCGGCGATCGGCACCCAGCCGGCGACCATCACCGTGCGCGACACGGCCAGCGGTGCGGCCCAGGCGGTGGGCGCCACCGGCGTCGGCACCGGCAGCGTGACGATCACTCGGACCGGCAACGGCACGGTCACGTCGACGCCGGCCGGCCTGATGTGCGGCGCGACGTGCGCCAGCTCGTTCGCGACCACGCCGGTGACCCTGACCGCGACCGGCGATCCGAGCTGGCAGTTCGAGACCTGGGGCGGCGCGTGCGCGTCGTCGGGACCGTCGACCGTGTGCTCGCTGCCGATCGCGGCTGCCATGACCGCGGTCAGCGCGACCTTCCGGCAGCTGTTCACGCTGACCGTCGCGACCACCGGCTCGGGCACGGTGACCTCGGCGCCGGCCGGCATCAACTGCGGCGCCGACTGCAGCGAGCCGTACGCGGCCGGGACCAGCGTGCAGCTCACCGCCGAGCCCGACCCGGGCTGGGAGGTGTTCAGCTGGGCCGGGACCGGCGGCGCGTGCGCCGCGGGCCAGCGGACCTGCACGGTGGCGATGACCGTGGCCCGGACCGTCACGGTCGAGTTCCGGCGCTCGTTCACCCTCGCGGTCTCGGTCGCTGGCACCGGCACCGGCACGGTCACCGGCAGCGGCATCAACTGCGCCACCGGCGGCGCCGGCACGTGCTCGGTGGCGGTCTTCGACGGCACCAGCGTGACGCTGACCCAGACCGCCGGCACCACGGCCGCGGGCTCGCAGATCATCTTCGGCGGCTGGAGCGGCGACTGCACCGGCACCGGCGGCTGCTCCTTTACGATGACCGCGAACAAGACGGTCACGTCGACGTTCACCCTGCAGCACCGGCTGACGCTGACGGTGGCGAGCACCAGCGGTGGCATGGGCACCATCGCCGCCAACCCCGGCGGCTTCACCTGCTCGACCAACACCTGCACCCGCTTCTTCGACGCCGGCTCGAACCTGACCGTGACCGCGACCCCGGCGACGACGCTCGACGGACTGGTGTCGGTCACGGGCGACTGCACGTCGACCCCGTGCACCCTGGCCAGCCTCAGCGCCCCGCGGACCGTGACGGCGACGTTCACGCACTACGCCTGCGTGCCGTCGAGCGCCACGTGCGCGGTGGGCCTCTTTTCTCAGTGCGACGCCACCGGAAACTTCGTCTCGCACGTCGTGCCCAACGGCAGCGCCACCGGCACGTCGACGACGATCACCATGAACGGCTACATGTGCCCACTCGGTTGCCACGGCAGCGGCGCGCGCTGCAACGACGTCGATGCCGCCAACGGCCTCAACGCCGCCATGGACACCGTCGCGGTCAGCCCGACCGGCATCGACCTGATCCTGCCCCGCAGCGCCAGCGCCCCGGCCGGCAAGGTCGTGCTCGACACCAGCACCTACGACGCGACGAACGGCGAGGCGTCGATCACGGATCCCGACGGCGTTGTGATCCGCGTGCCCGCGACGGTCATCACCCAGGTCAACGCGCCCGACATCCTCGTGCTCAAGGTGCGGACCTTCACCGTCCGGCCGGGCCGCGTGCTCGAGGTGTACGGGGCCCGCGCGCTCGCGGTCGCGTCGCACTTCGACGTGTACATCGGCGGGACGCTGGATGGCTCGGGCGAGAGCCTGAACTTTGCGGGACATGCCGGGCCCGGAGGGCGCAATGGGCTCTCGATGTGCAGCGGCTCCTTTGGCACCGGCGGGGCGAGTGGTGGTGGTGGCTGGAGCTCAGGAGGGATGGGGTCCGGCGGGACGCTCGGGGATCGCGTGGCGCATCCTTTGTGCCACCAGTGGCGGTTGCGACGGGGCTACAACGACGGCACTGTTGGCGCAGGTGGCGGGGGCATTCAGCTGGCGTCGCGGACCCGCGTGGCGATCGGCGCGGCCGGGGTCGTGAATGTGAGTGGTGCAGGGGGGGGCGTGCTCGATTTCCTCGGGTACCTCACAACGGGTGGCGGTGGTGGCGGTGCGGTCCTTGTGCAGACTCCCGTGCTCTCACTGACGAGCGGTGCTGTTGTCGCGGGTCGAGGTGGAAGCGGTGCTGCCGCGAACGGAGCAAGTTCGGTTGGTGCGATCGGGATCGAGGGACCGATCACTGGATCTACCGCCGCCCCCTCCGTGATGTGCACTGGTTGCCTGACCAGCGGCAGTGGAGGCTACGAGGGCTTTGGCAGCGGAGGATCGTCTGCGACGGGTGCGGCCCCGGCGTACGGCGGGGGGGGAGGCGGATGTGGCGCCTTCCGTCTGATGAACGCGTCCGGCATCTTCACGCCACCGGCGGGCGCGCTCAAGTTGCTTGTACCCAGCGGGGTCTCGGCGCTCGGTGTTCGGTAA